The Polyangium spumosum region GGACCTCCTGATCGAAATCGGGCACGTACGACGGGAACTCCACGGGGCCGAGCGGATCGAACTGCGACGCCAGGATCGTCAGCTTGGCGAGCTCGCCGCCGCTCGTGTAGAGCGCGTTGTCCTCCGGGATCGGGAGCTGGCGCACGGCCATGTCGTAGAGGAGGTCGTAGGCCGTGGTCACGCTCGGCACGTTCGGCGCGAAATCGGGCGGGCCCACGATCACCCACGCGCCGCCGGCGTCGTCCACCGGCACGTCGATCGTCCCGCCATTGCCGTCGTCGATCGTCACGACCGCCGTGACCGGGCCGTCCGAAACGTCGTCGAACCAGCCGTCGTTGTTCGCGTACGAGGGCAGCTCGAGCGGGGCTTCCGTGACGTGGTTCGCCCGGCCTTTTCCGCCGAGCACGATGAGCCGCCCCTCGGCGTCGGTGCGGAGCTGGCCGAGGTAATCGATGACGGGCTCCGCGTTCGCCCCGATCGGACAGGCCTCCGAGGCCGGATCGCCGCTCGTCCCGGCGCGGAACTCCGTCGGCCCCTGCGACGATCCGCCGATCGTGCGGGCGCCGAAATCGATCTCCAGCGAACGCCGGTCCTGCACCGACGCATTGCGCAACGGCCCCGGCGGCGTCGACTCGCCGGCCAACCCGTAAAACTTGTGGAACGACGCCTTCTTGTTGGCGAGGTGCGCCTTCCAGGTGATCCCGAGCACGCCCGGCGTGGTCAGGTTCACCTCGCGGACCGGCGTCAGGCGGCCGTTGATCCACTGGTATTCGAAGATGCGAAACCGCGCGGCCTGGGGCTTGATCTTCCCGTCCACTTTGTAGGGGGGCGCGGTCGTGCCGGGCGGCGAGCCGAGCGGCGGCAGGCCGGGCACCTCCGGCCCAATGAAGAAGGTGTCGGGGTCGGCATTGCCCACGCGGGCGATTCCGATCGACGGGTGGATGCGGTAGACCGGCGCGCCTCCGTCGCCGGCGGCGAGGGCGCGGCGCCCGAACACGGCGGCGATCAGCCCAATGCTGCCGGCGAGGAAGCCGCGGCGCGACGGGTTCGCCGCGGCGTCGATCTGGTAAAGCTCATCCTGCGAGCCGTTCACCCCCAGCGTGCCGGCTTCGAGGGTCCCCCCGACGACAAACCCTTCGGGGGTGCCTCGCGCGGCCCTTTCGGTCGTCGGGGCCTCACTCGGCGGAGGTAGGTCGATGGAGCGTACGGAGTCGACGTTGGGTTCGGCCATTCGAAAAGGCTACAGCCCTCCTTTCTCGCCCGTCAATCCGGGATCGAGCGAGGAGCGCCGCGCCAATCTTGTGACGGTCAATGCGATGCGGCGGGAGCTGGCCGTTCGGCGTGGAATTTTGCGGCGGGTCAGAAATACGGCCGGAAGAGCACCATCCCGAAGGGCGCGGTGGTGTAGTTGCCTCCGCCGAACGTCTGCGCCTGGGCGCCGGCTTCGAGGGCGACGCCGACGACGTCGACGATCCGGAGCCGATACCCGAGCCGCCCCGCGCCGCCGAAGCCGTAGGTCGAGTCGACCCCCCAGAGCCACGCGAGCCCCGCCGTGGCGCCGATGTAAAGGCCGTCCTTGCCAAAGGGGGTGAACTCGACGCGGGGTCCGAGCGTGCCGAATATCGCCGTCGTGTCCTTCACCCAACCGCCGACGGGGTGCTGGCAATCCGAGCAGCCGGCTTGCGGCGCGAGGCCCGGGTCGAACTCCGAGAAGGGCCCGGCGCGCCCCATGTCCTTCTCGATGCTGAGCAGCTCGAAGCCGATCATGAGCTTGTCGTTCACGCTGTAGCCCGCGTGCAGGCCGAGCGTCGCGGCCATGTACTGCGTGGGGATCACGGACGACACGCGCACCGTCTGGTAGGCGACGCCGCCCGAGAGACCGACGTGGAACGGGCGGGGCTTCGCGGGCACGACCGGCGCGTCCGGAGCCGGCTCCTCGGCGCTCGCGGCGGAGGCCGTCACGAGGGTCGCGAGGAGCGCGAGTGTCGAGGCGAGGAAACGGGGATTCGAGGGGGAGATTCGCATGCAGTTACCTGACCTGTACCGCGGGGTCCTCTTCGGGGACGCGCATCCTGGCCGTCCCCTGGCTTCGTCCGGTCGAACGGCAATGAACGTGCCCGACCCCCGAGGCGCCAGAACGCCCCGGGAACGACCCGAGACCCTGCTCCCGGTTGCGCAAATTGTGAAGCACGTGTTGCGCAATTCGCGCAAGCCCCTCCCGCGCCCGTTGCGCAATCCGGTGAGACCGTGGCTGGCATCACATCCGCTCACGTTCGGCCTGACGTGTCGTCTGCCTGGGCGTGGTCGCTCGCGTGGTTTTTCCCGCGGCGATGGTATACGTTGCGCGCCACTCTCCCGGGAAGAAACCACGATGTCCCCTTCTGAAATCGACGCCCCGCTGGCCCAGGCCGCCCAGGGCACGCTCGCCGCGGAAGAGGTCGCCCGCCACCCGCTGCCTGGCATGGCGATCCCCGATCAGGTGGCGTTCAGCCCCGACGATCGCCTGATCACCTACCTCCGGAGCCCCGAGCGCAGCCTCGTGCGGCAGCTCTTCGTCTTCGATCCGGCGACGGGAGAGGAGAAGCTCTTCGTCTCGCCGCCCGACGGCGGCACCACGGAGGAGAACGTCTCGCTCGCGGAGGCGCTGCGGCGCGAGCGGCTGCGCCAGCGGGAGATCGGCGTCACCACGTACACCTGGGCCACGCGGGCGAGCCGCGTGCTCGTGCCCATCAAAGGCGAGCTTTACGTGCAAGACGGGCCCGGCGCCCCGCTTCGCAAGCTCGTCGCGGCCGGCGGCGCGCCGATCCTCGACCCGCAGCTCTCGCCCGACGGCGCGGCGGTCGCGTTCGTCCGCGACGCGGAGCTCCACGTGGTCGACGCGCGGGGCGGCGAGCCGCGGCAGATCACCTCGGGCGCGCGGGGCACGGGCAAGACGCACGGCCTCGCCGAATTCGTCGCGCAGGAGGAGATGTCGCGGCACCACGGGTACTGGTGGTCGACCGACGGGAAATGGCTCGCGTTCACCGAGGTCGACGAGACCCATATCCCCATTTATCGTATCGTCCACCAGGGCAAGGCCCAGGTCGGCGCCGAGGCGGAGGAGGACCACCATTACCCCTTCGCGGGCCGGGAGAACGCCCGCGTGCGCCTCGGCGTCGTCTCCGCGTCGGGCGGCGAGCCCGTCTGGATGGATACCTCGTACGGCGAGGAGGTGTACCTCGCCCGCGTCCATTGGCTCTCGGGCGGCAGGCTCGCGGCCGAGCTCCAGAATCGGGCCCAGACCTGGCTCGAGCTCGTGGTCTTCGACCTCGCGACGGGCGCGCGCAGGCGCCTCTTGCGCGAGGAGACGAGCGTCTGGATCAACCTGCACGACCTCCTGCGCCCGCTCGCGGACGGCGGCTTTGTATGGGCCTCGGAGCGGACGGGGTACCGGCACCTGTATCGATACGACCGCGACGGGAACCTCGTCGCCGCGCTGACGAGCGGGGCGTGGATGGTCGACGACGTCCGCGGCGTCGACGAGAAGAACGGGATCGTCTATTTCACGGCCACGGCCGCGGACCCGCGCGAGAGCCACCTCCATGCCGTGCCCCTCGGCGGCGGCGAGATGCGGCGCATCACCACCGAGCCTGGGATCCACGCGGTCACCTGCGATCATGCGTGCAAGCGATTCGTCGACGTGTATCACGCGACAAACCGCCCCCCCACGGTGAAGCTCCGGTCGATCGAGGACGGGGCCGTGCTCGCCACGATTCACGACGAGACGGATCCTCGTATCGAGGCGCTCGGGCTCACGCCGCCCGAGCTCGTCTCCCTCACCTCGCGTGACGGCGAGACGCTCTACGGCGCGCTCTATCGCCCCCCGGCGCATTTCGGCAAGGGGCCCTTCCCGACGATCGTCTACGTGTATGGCGGTCCGCACGTACAGCTCGTGACGAACGGCTGGAACATGACCGTCACCATGCGCCCGCAATGGCTGCGCAGCCTCGGGTATCTCGTGTTCATGCTCGACAACCGCGGCAGCGCGCGGCGCGGGCTCTCCTTCGAGGGCGCGATCAAGCACCGCATGGGCTCGGTCGAGGTCGACGATCAGGTCGATGGCGTGCGCTTCCTCGTCGCGAACGGGCTCGCGGATCCGGCGCGCGTCGGCGTGTATGGCTGGAGCTACGGCGGCTACATGGCCGCGATGTGCCTCGCGCGCGCGCCCGAGACCTTCAAGGTCGCCGTCTCCGGCGCGCCCGTCACGCACTGGGACGGCTACGACACCCATTACACCGAGCGTTACATGGGCACGCCGTCCGAGAACCCGCGCGGCTACGAGGAGAGCAGCGTGATGCGCCACGTCGAGGGCATCCGCGGCAAGCTCATGCTCGTGCACGGCCTCATCGACGAGAATGTTCATTTCCGACACACGGCGCGCCTCGTCAACGCCATGATCGGCGCCCGCAAGCCCTACGACCTCCTGCTCTTCCCCGACGAGCGCCACATGCCCCGCAGGCCCGCCGATCGGATCTACATGGAAGAGCTCATCCGCGACTACTTCGTTCGCAACCTCTGAGTTGTACTTCACAAACGAGGGACGCAGACACCCACGTCGACGGGTGACTTGCGCTTCTTCTTGACATCTCGGTCTTCCCTTTCTAGAACTTGAAAGTCACTTTCATCTACGCGATGAGACTTTCAACCCTGCGCCTCCTCGTTCTCGGGGCCTCGCTGCTGCCTGCGGCGGCGGCGCGCGCCGAGGCGCCGGCTCCGGGCGGCGACGAGAAGGAGACCGAGGTCGTCGTCACGGGGACGCGCACGCCCGAGCAGAGCCAGCGGTCCACCGTGCGTGTCGACGTGGTCACCCGCGAGGAGGCCGAGCGGCGCGGCGCGACGAACGTGGCCGAGGCCATCGCGGGGCAGCCCGGCGTCCAGATCAACCCGGCGGCCTACGGCGACATCGGCAACCCGAGCGCCATCCAGATCCAGGGCCTCGACCGGCAACGCGTGCTCATCCTCGAGGACGGCGAGCGCGTCATCGGCGACGTCGGCGGCGCGATCGACCTCTCCCGCATGCCCCTCTCGGACGTCGCACGCGTCGAGGTCGTCGCGGGGCCGATGAGCTCGCTTTATGGCACGAGCGCCATCGGCGGCGTCGTCAATGTCGTCACGGGACAACCTCTCGCGCCGGGCTTCAGCGGGCGG contains the following coding sequences:
- a CDS encoding S9 family peptidase produces the protein MSPSEIDAPLAQAAQGTLAAEEVARHPLPGMAIPDQVAFSPDDRLITYLRSPERSLVRQLFVFDPATGEEKLFVSPPDGGTTEENVSLAEALRRERLRQREIGVTTYTWATRASRVLVPIKGELYVQDGPGAPLRKLVAAGGAPILDPQLSPDGAAVAFVRDAELHVVDARGGEPRQITSGARGTGKTHGLAEFVAQEEMSRHHGYWWSTDGKWLAFTEVDETHIPIYRIVHQGKAQVGAEAEEDHHYPFAGRENARVRLGVVSASGGEPVWMDTSYGEEVYLARVHWLSGGRLAAELQNRAQTWLELVVFDLATGARRRLLREETSVWINLHDLLRPLADGGFVWASERTGYRHLYRYDRDGNLVAALTSGAWMVDDVRGVDEKNGIVYFTATAADPRESHLHAVPLGGGEMRRITTEPGIHAVTCDHACKRFVDVYHATNRPPTVKLRSIEDGAVLATIHDETDPRIEALGLTPPELVSLTSRDGETLYGALYRPPAHFGKGPFPTIVYVYGGPHVQLVTNGWNMTVTMRPQWLRSLGYLVFMLDNRGSARRGLSFEGAIKHRMGSVEVDDQVDGVRFLVANGLADPARVGVYGWSYGGYMAAMCLARAPETFKVAVSGAPVTHWDGYDTHYTERYMGTPSENPRGYEESSVMRHVEGIRGKLMLVHGLIDENVHFRHTARLVNAMIGARKPYDLLLFPDERHMPRRPADRIYMEELIRDYFVRNL
- a CDS encoding LodA/GoxA family CTQ-dependent oxidase — encoded protein: MAEPNVDSVRSIDLPPPSEAPTTERAARGTPEGFVVGGTLEAGTLGVNGSQDELYQIDAAANPSRRGFLAGSIGLIAAVFGRRALAAGDGGAPVYRIHPSIGIARVGNADPDTFFIGPEVPGLPPLGSPPGTTAPPYKVDGKIKPQAARFRIFEYQWINGRLTPVREVNLTTPGVLGITWKAHLANKKASFHKFYGLAGESTPPGPLRNASVQDRRSLEIDFGARTIGGSSQGPTEFRAGTSGDPASEACPIGANAEPVIDYLGQLRTDAEGRLIVLGGKGRANHVTEAPLELPSYANNDGWFDDVSDGPVTAVVTIDDGNGGTIDVPVDDAGGAWVIVGPPDFAPNVPSVTTAYDLLYDMAVRQLPIPEDNALYTSGGELAKLTILASQFDPLGPVEFPSYVPDFDQEVRPIYERGFDYRWVTALVTDKHNTLVSPNLGDPSPKHAKMRGDFFKSMRPALGAEGPPGAGGMPRMLGDDPYNPQSNGSVYRLAVTRTQYGLVRNWGQGKFTSGPPASKSVVITPHGLDRASLESINGGAFFPGMEVSWQIRNPALFIEPFRLDLNAMSQYVGENQKIGPGHFTRQMALPWHADFNECANEGSYGWWPATRPDDVYPSASASKRLPWARATNRFEGGNRESTKEDMAAHWYKFGIVVEQGGMQIETERSPQIP